A portion of the Fulvia fulva chromosome 1, complete sequence genome contains these proteins:
- a CDS encoding Patatin-like phospholipase domain-containing protein, with the protein MSDTDKKTDGPPPSSASAFDYRALPDWDDDFYDEEGMIAFASALSAPENLAASPSEEDLLNPQSKKPPAELITALNDWRPVRQRQVRRHGDNRKSKVGKRKPRRGRDETREGWTYGLVKYPLLFFVFGWISFLGICYLFTRFYIYLYEQYVTWRGQRDRLRKRLRVQENYQDWIHAAKDLDRHLGNDNWKADDEGSYYDWKTLRSIVRNLRKLRAEAQKDEADSDHRNGRGGRRAIDELRATLETCVKANFAGIENPRLYSETYYGTKNLLQTYVDETAESLTFLFSSDQLTHADKRTLSKHLSANLGRTALCLSGGATFAYYHFGIAKAVLDAGLLPNVITGTSGGALVAALLGTRTDEELKKLLVPAVAFRITACHDPFRVWFWRWWRTGARFDSVDWAKRCAWFCRGSLTFREAYERTGRILNVSCVPSDPHSPTILANYLTAPDCVVWSAVLASAAVPGILNPVVLMRKTRDGKLEPYSFGHKWKDGSLRTDIPLKSLNLHFNVNFSIVSQVNPHVSLWFFSSRGTIGRPVTHRRGRGWRGGFLGSAIEQFIKLDLNKWLKVLRHLELLPRPLGQDWSEVFLQRFSGTVTIWPKTKVSDFWHILSDPSMQRLAGMIRAGQLAAWPKLKFISNRMAIEKVIEEAREATRPPEQPFASPMPREGGRLRSVLSEEDLQSLLDKARDNNGIVEVPPALFSPAVEREQLSWQRPLPQRQDSPSFAKRMSALWGTLQTDSPRTSSETVRPSPRQLVPPNTPADNRRSSVLTMDELVRQSRVFFDDYAEESEAASEVDTLLDESAEDEEEEEAEEGEGLVSERGRIP; encoded by the coding sequence ATGAGCGACACCGATAAGAAGACCGACGGTCCTCCGCCCAGCTCCGCCTCTGCCTTCGACTACCGCGCTCTGCCTGACTGGGACGATGACTTCTACGATGAAGAGGGCATGATCGCGTTTGCGTCCGCGCTGTCAGCGCCGGAGAATCTCGCTGCCTCGCCGTCGGAGGAGGATCTGCTCAACCCGCAGTCCAAGAAACCCCCGGCTGAGCTGATCACGGCACTGAATGACTGGCGTCCCGTGCGACAACGCCAGGTCCGTAGACATGGGGACAACCGCAAGAGCAAGGTGGGCAAGCGGAAACCGAGGCGAGGGAGAGATGAGACACGAGAAGGGTGGACCTATGGCCTAGTGAAATATCCTCTGCTGTTCTTCGTCTTCGGCTGGATCTCCTTCTTGGGCATCTGCTATCTGTTCACGCGCTTCTACATATATCTGTACGAGCAGTATGTGACTTGGAGAGGACAGCGAGACAGGCTGAGGAAGAGGCTGCGAGTGCAGGAGAACTACCAAGACTGGATCCACGCGGCAAAAGACCTTGATCGGCATTTGGGCAATGACAACTGGAAGGCCGACGATGAGGGTAGCTACTACGACTGGAAGACCTTGAGGTCGATTGTCAGAAACCTGCGAAAGCTGCGTGCCGAAGCACAAAAAGACGAGGCTGATTCCGACCATCGGAACGGGCGCGGAGGCAGAAGAGCCATCGATGAGCTGCGTGCTACTCTGGAGACATGCGTAAAGGCCAATTTCGCAGGCATAGAGAACCCGCGTCTATACTCGGAGACGTACTACGGGACGAAGAACTTGCTCCAGACGTACGTTGACGAAACTGCAGAGTCGCTGACGTTTCTGTTCTCAAGCGACCAGCTCACACATGCTGACAAGCGCACCTTGTCGAAACACCTTTCCGCCAACCTCGGACGAACAGCACTTTGCCTGAGTGGTGGTGCCACATTCGCCTACTACCACTTCGGTATCGCCAAGGCTGTTCTGGACGCAGGCCTCCTCCCGAATGTCATCACTGGCACTTCAGGTGGTGCTTTGGTGGCTGCACTACTCGGAACGAGGACGGATGAAGAGCTGAAGAAGCTCTTGGTGCCCGCCGTTGCGTTCAGGATCACTGCTTGCCACGACCCTTTCCGTGTATGGTTCTGGCGCTGGTGGCGGACAGGTGCACGATTTGACTCTGTCGACTGGGCAAAGCGATGCGCATGGTTCTGTCGTGGCAGTCTCACATTCCGCGAAGCGTACGAGCGCACAGGACGCATCCTCAACGTATCTTGCGTGCCTTCCGACCCGCACTCCCCGACTATTTTGGCCAACTACCTGACTGCTCCAGACTGTGTAGTGTGGTCTGCAGTCCTGGCATCGGCTGCTGTGCCCGGCATCTTGAACCCTGTCGTACTAATGCGCAAGACTAGAGATGGCAAGCTGGAACCATACAGCTTCGGTCACAAGTGGAAAGACGGATCCTTGCGAACGGACATCCCACTGAAGAGCTTGAACCTCCACTTCAACGTCAATTTCTCCATCGTTTCACAAGTCAATCCACACGTCTCCCTGTGGTTCTTCTCGTCGCGTGGCACAATTGGACGACCCGTTACGCACCGCCGTGGCCGCGGCTGGCGCGGAGGGTTTCTCGGGTCAGCGATTGAGCAGTTTATCAAGCTTGATCTCAACAAGTGGCTGAAAGTCCTGCGGCATCTGGAGCTTCTACCGCGACCACTAGGTCAGGATTGGAGCGAAGTCTTCTTGCAACGCTTCTCGGGAACAGTGACCATCTGGCCAAAGACGAAGGTCAGCGATTTCTGGCACATTTTGTCAGATCCATCAATGCAACGACTGGCGGGCATGATTCGCGCTGGGCAGTTGGCGGCTTGGCCGAAACTGAAGTTCATTAGCAATCGCATGGCAATCGAAAAGGTCATCGAGGAGGCGAGAGAGGCGACGCGACCTCCTGAACAGCCATTCGCGTCGCCCATGCCTCGCGAAGGAGGTCGCCTTCGAAGCGTGCTGAGCGAAGAAGATCTTCAGAGCTTGTTGGATAAAGCGCGTGATAACAATGGTATCGTCGAGGTTCCTCCAGCACTATTCTCACCCGCTGTGGAACGCGAGCAGCTATCATGGCAGAGACCATTGCCTCAACGCCAAGATTCTCCGTCTTTTGCCAAACGCATGTCTGCCCTCTGGGGAACGTTGCAGACTGATTCGCCTCGGACCAGCTCCGAGACTGTACGACCCTCACCACGTCAGCTCGTACCTCCGAATACCCCTGCAGACAACAGGCGTTCTAGTGTTCTGACCATGGATGAATTGGTCCGGCAGAGCAGGGTCTTTTTCGACGATTATGCCGAGGAGTCGGAGGCAGCGAGCGAGGTTGACACGTTACTTGACGAATCTGCAGAGgacgaagaagaagaagaagcagAAGAAGGAGAAGGACTTGTGTCTGAGCGAGGACGTATCCCGTAG